The following proteins come from a genomic window of Bombyx mori chromosome 18, ASM3026992v2:
- the LOC101736569 gene encoding uncharacterized protein LOC101736569, with translation MDRIQFKVNGCKYTVGNEVSSEVMLLDYLREYLQLRGTKYMCRQAGCGACIVAAKRPDRRTNEAVNSCMVPITSCQNWEITTIEGVGNRNKGYHPLQKSLAANNGSQCGYCSPGWVMSMYSLLQQYKAPRMIEIEKLLGSNVCRCTGYRPILDAFKSFAKDAPKNLISDIEDLVICKKTGQPCDNPCDEEDWCLVNKEDADEPNTIRIELCDGRLFFKVFKISEILRLLVTENYDSYQLVWGNTARGAYPTDVRAQLLIDITGVNELKGYYLDQNLVINAGTTLTELMNIYKKLSEKEEDFQYLDRFYEHLEMVAHVAVRNLGCIAGNLMIKHQHNDFQSDLFVMFETVGAQLTLVTGQGKSRMVTMGEFLQTNMRGTVILNVMLPPLNKTYLVTTMKIMPKSQNAHAIVNAGFLYKLANNSIVTQARIVYNGISPTFVRALGTENFLIGKPLFKNETLQSALNILKKDLNATEMPPEPSPAYRQQLGLAMFYKGLLYFCPSNNINPRYLSGATFLRKARPLSRGEQNYETNAALWPLNQPIPKLESLIQCAGEAEYVDDIPSLPYEVFGAFVLSTVALGQIASIDASEALKMKGVIAFYTAKDIPGKNSFIPKEEYNTSDEEILCSGDVKYYNQPLGIIVAELQHIAIVAAKSVKVKYTNIRKPVLDISDAIKDPKRNSILVSVDATTRGHDTRQVVKGNATIYGQYHFSMEILVCVTLSTEEGLQVYPSVQNMDGVQAVISKALNLDANRIDIKVRRLGGSYGIKVTRSNQVAVSCSLVSFKLNRPCRFVLPLSTTTRAYGKRFPCIADMEAGINRSGIIQYLNFKLYEDNGYKVNEIIPSISRDVYNNCYEKSTWSFQCINTITDTAKNSWFRAPGTLEAVSFVELFMDRIAYEANLDPIELRLANLDPEHKDLREMLDTLMKESKYKERRKAVEIFNKNNRWLKKGLRFSFLKWASTIAPYFDVNISVYHVDGTVSLTHGGIEMGQGINTKAAQICAYFLKVPLEKVQVKATNTNTCPNSSITAGSFTILSIGIGVERSCKDLLQRLEPIRSKMPYATWQELIAKAFEENVDLQAHGFVNRNDVVAQKYNIYGITLSEVLIDVLTGEYEVLRVDILEDVGQSVSPEIDVGQIEGAFIMGLGYWTTERLVYDKKTGELLTDTSWTYYVPQARDIPQDMRVYFRKNSYSNRPSFGSKMTGEPPMCMTISVPLAIREAITSARRESGIPSTQWFDIDGPYNLESVCLSSATDIKDFKFY, from the exons ATGGATCGAATTCAATTTAAAGTAAATGGCTGTAAATATACAG TGGGAAACGAAGTGAGTTCTGAGGTGATGCTGCTGGACTACCTGAGGGAGTACCTCCAGTTGAGGGGAACTAAGTACATGTGTCGTCAGGCCGGTTGCGGTGCTTGCATAGTGGCAGCTAAACGTCCGGACCGTCGTACGAATGAAGCTGTCAATTCG TGCATGGTCCCGATAACATCCTGTCAAAATTGGGAAATAACAACCATAGAAGGAGTGGGAAATAGGAATAAAGGATACCACCCTTTACAAAAAAGTCTAGCAGCTAACAACGGTAGCCAGTGTGGTTACTGTTCGCCGGGATGGGTTATGTCTATGTACag CCTTTTGCAGCAATACAAAGCCCCAAGAATGATAGAAATCGAAAAACTACTAGGGTCTAACGTCTGCAGATGTACTGGGTACAGACCAATTTTAGATGCCTTCAAATCTTTCGCTAAAGATGCTCCGAAAAATCTAATTTCTGATATTGAAGACTTAGTCATTTGTAAGAAGACCGGACAGCCTTGCGATAATCCATGCGATGAAGAAGATTGGTGCTTGGTGAATAAAGAGGACGCTGATGAGCCGAACACGATTAGGATAGAATTGTGTGACGGAAGacttttttttaaggtttttaaaaTAAGTGAAATTCTGCGACTATTGGTAACGGAGAATTATGATTCTTACCAACTTGTTTGGGGAAATACGGCTAGag gTGCATATCCAACAGATGTGCGCGCCCAGCTATTAATAGATATAACGGGGGTAAATGAATTAAAGGGATATTACTTGGATCAGAATCTGGTCATCAATGCTGGAACAACCTTGACTGAATTGATGAATATCTATAAAAAACTGTCAGAAAAAGAAGAGGACTTTCAATATTTAGACCGGTTTTATGAGCATTTGGAAATGGTAGCTCATGTTGCTGTCAGAAAT TTAGGCTGCATAGCCGGAAATCTGATGATAAAACATCAACATAATGACTTCCAATCCGACTTGTTCGTGATGTTCGAAACTGTTGGTGCACAATTGACTCTTG TAACAGGACAAGGTAAATCAAGAATGGTAACTATGGGAGAATTCCTGCAGACAAACATGCGAGGAACGGTTATATTAAACGTTATGTTGCCTCCTTTGAATAAGACCTATTTGGTTACAACTATGAAG ATAATGCCTAAATCCCAAAATGCGCACGCTATAGTCAATGCTGGTTTTCTATACAAATTAGCCAATAATTCGATAGTCACTCAAGCCAGGATCGTCTACAACGGCATCTCACCGACATTCGTAAGGGCTTTAGGAACCGAGAATTTCCTAATCGGAAAACCGTTGTTTAAAAACGAAACTCTTCAGTCGGCTTTGAACATTTTGAAGAAGGATCTGAACGCCACTGAAATGCCTCCCGAACCAAGCCCAGCGTATAGACAGCAGCTGGGTTTGGCAATGTTTTATAAG GGTCTCTTATATTTTTGTCCATCAAACAACATAAATCCGAGGTATCTCTCTGGAGCTACATTTCTCCGTAAGGCAAGACCTTTATCACGTGGAGAGCAAAATTATGAAACAAATGCTGCACTTTGGCCTTTAAATCAGCCAATCCCAAAGTTAGAATCGTTG ATACAATGTGCAGGTGAAGCAGAGTATGTGGATGACATACCCTCGCTACCTTATGAAGTATTTGGTGCGTTCGTTTTAAGTACTGTTGCTCTGGGACAGATCGCCTCTATAGACGCTTCAGAAGCTTTG AAAATGAAAGGAGTTATAGCATTCTACACGGCTAAAGACATTCCTGGAAAAAATTCGTTCATTCCAAAAGAAGAGTATAATACGTCAGATGAAGAGATTCTTTGTTCTGGGGACGTCAAATACTATAATCAACCTTTGGGGATAATTGTAGCTGAACTTCAACATATCGCTATAGTCGCTGCTAAAAGTGTTAAAGTCAAGTATACAAATATCCGGAAACCAGTACTAGATATTAGTGATGCTATAAAAGACCCAAAGAGAAATTCAATACTAGTCTCTGTAGACGCAACGACTAGAGGTCATGATACCAGACAAGTTGTCAAAGGAAACGCCACTATTTATGGGCAATACCACTTTAGTATGGAAATTTTAGTTTGTGTAACGCTTTCAACTGAAGAAGGATTACAGGTCTATCCTTCTGTCCAAAATATGGATGGTGTGCAGGCTGTGATATCAAAAGCTTTGAATTTAGACGCTAATAG GATAGACATAAAAGTCCGACGCTTAGGAGGTTCTTACGGTATCAAGGTCACGAGGTCCAACCAAGTAGCTGTGTCGTGCAGTTTGGTATCATTCAAATTGAACAGGCCATGTCGCTTCGTACTTCCACTCTCAACTACTACAAGAGCTTACGGAAAGAGATTTCCGTGTATTGCTGATATGgaa GCTGGAATAAACCGAAGTGGAATAATTCAATacttaaatttcaaattgtACGAAGACAATGGTTATAAAGTAAATGAGATCATACCTTCAATCAGTAGAGATGTTTATAATAACTGCTATGAAAAATCTACGTGGTCATTTCAGTGTATTAATACAATCACCGATACTGCTAAAAACAGCTGGTTCAGAGCACCTG GCACACTAGAGGCTGTGTCATTCGTTGAATTATTCATGGACAGAATTGCCTACGAAGCAAATTTAGATCCTATAGAATTAAGGCTTGCTAACTTAGATCCAGAACATAAAGATCTAAGAGAAATGCTTGACACTTTAATGAAGGAATCCAAATATAAAGAACGAAGAAAAGCAGTTGaaatttttaataagaataaCAGATGGCTGAAAAAGGGATTGCGTTTTAGTTTCTTGAAATGGGCTAGCACTATTGCCCCttattttgatgtaaatatATCAGTTTATCATGTAGACGGTACTGTGTCATTGACCCATGGCGGAATAGAAATGGGTCAAGGTATAAACACAAAAGCAGCACAGATCTGTGCGTATTTTCTAAAAGTCCCGTTAGAAAAAGTTCAAGTTAAAGCAACGAATACCAATACCTGTCCCAACAGCTCTATTACTGCTGGTAGCTTTACGATACTTAGTATAGGAATAGGTGTTGAGAGGAGTTGCAAAGATTTGTTGCAGAGATTGGAACCGATCAGATCCAAAATGCCTTATGCCACGTGGCAAGAATTGATAGCCAAAGCGTTTGAAGAAAATGTTGATTTACAAGCTCACGGCTTCGTAAATAGGAATGATGTTGTtgcacaaaaatataatatttacggTATAACACTGTCTGAAGTTTTAATTGATGTACTTACCGGAGAATATGAAGTGCTTCGAGTAGATATACTGGAGGATGTCGGTCAAAGTGTCAGTCCCGAGATTGATGTTGGACAA ATAGAAGGGGCTTTCATTATGGGCTTAGGATACTGGACCACAGAGAGACTAGTCTATGACAAGAAGACCGGAGAACTACTGACCGATACTTCTTGGACTTACTATGTTCCACAAGCGCGAGATATACCGCAGGACATGAGAGTTTATTTCAGAAAGAATTCTTATAGTAACCGACCCAGTTTTGGATCTAAAA TGACCGGGGAGCCGCCAATGTGCATGACAATTTCTGTGCCGCTAGCTATTAGAGAAGCCATCACATCTGCGCGACGAGAATCCGGGATACCATCAACGCAGTGGTTTGACATTg ATGGGCCGTACAATTTGGAGAGCGTGTGCTTGTCATCGGCGACAGACATTAaagatttcaaattttattaa